CAATGGCGCAAGAAAAGTGCAGGATTAAGGACAAATACTTTGGTTGCCTTAGGCGCTGCTGCTTTTACCTTAATTTCTTACTCACTCACTTCATTAGAAGATGGAGTGTATAAAGGCGATGCTACTCGTATTATTGGTCAGATTGTTACAGGAATAGGTTTTTTGGGCGCAGGAGTCATAATGAGAGATGGCTTAAACGTACAAGGACTTAATACCGCAGCTACATTGTGGTGTTCTGCATCCGTAGGTGCTTTTTCAGGAGTAGGATTATACTACGAAGCAGTTATTGTAGCCGCAGCTATTATTATTACTCATATTGTTTTAAGACCCATCGGAAATAGGATAAGTAAAACTCCTATGCACAAAGAAGGCGAAACAGGCGAATTCTTTTACACTATTCAACTCACTTGTAAAGAGCATGTAGAAAATCACATAAGAGCGTTAATTCTAAGCTTACTTAAAAACGATCCACACTTACAGCTTCGTTCTCTTAAAAGTAGAGACACCGATGACCCTGTCTTCTCACGTATTGAGGCACGAATTTACGCCTCTAGTAAGCATGATACAGAAATGGAAAAAATAGTAGCCAGCTTGACATTAGAATACGGTGTAATAGAAGTAAGCTGGGAAAGAGAAGAAGTAAATAACTTTTAGCTTTTTCTCACAGAAGTTAAATAAATAAAACTGCTTGAAAAATCAAGTAGTAGAGGTAGTACATTTTTCTAAAAACATCAAAAACTTAACAAGAAAGGCGTATGAATAGAACAGAATGGATTAACCTCATTAGCGCGGACAGTAGTTTAGAGCAAGCTATACAAAACTTGCCATTTTTGAAAAAGCTACCTGCCGTAGAAATAGCAGAAATTTTGGAAAACGTTGAGGATAGCCAGCTAATTACTCTTTTAGATCACTTTTCTTTGAGAGAACAAGGGCTGATCGTGTCTCATTTATCAATTGCAAAACAAATTAGTGTCTTTAAGATAACCTCCCCTAAGCGTTTTGCAGAGATATTTGAGTACATGCCTTCGGATAGTAGAACAGACTTGTTTCAAAGTTTGAAGCCAAAAGAGCAAGCAGATATTCTGCCATTTTTGTCCAAAAAAACACGAGAGAACGTTTTACAGCTTAGTGCATATCCACCTGAAACTGCGGGAGGAATTATGACTACGGACTTTGCCACAGTCCAAAGTCAAATGAACATTTTAGAAGCGATTGAAAAGGTTCGCCACGATGCCCCCTCTAAAAAAACAATATACTACATCTACGTAACTGATGAGGAACAGAAAATGGTTGGATTCGTAACACTCAAAGACCTTATACTAGCAGCACCTAACTTGAAGGTAGAACAAGTACTTCACAAAGATTTTATTTTTGCTTATGTAGATGATGATAGAGAAACAGTCGCTAAATTGATTGATAAGTACAATCTTGTGGCTATTCCTATCCTCAATCGTAGTAATCAGCTATTAGGAATTGTAACACACGATGAAGCAATAGACATAATACGCGCTGAACATTCGGAGGACATGCAAAAATTTATGGGTATTATAGAAGCTAATCAGGAATTTAATTACTTAGGTACAAGTTCTTGGATACATTTCAAAAGGCGCGTAGTATGGATTGTATCTTTGGCAGCAATTGGAATTATCTCGGGGCTAATAATACACAACTACGAAAATGCGTTAGAAAAGTTACTCATTTTAGCTCTCTACATGCCTATGGTTGCTGATACAGGTGGTAATGCAGGAAGTCAAGCGGCTACAGTTGTAGTAAGAGCTTTAGCCTTAGGTCAAGTGAGCGTTCGTAATTGGATAACCATTTTGTGGAAAGAAACTAAAATATCGTTTCTATTAGCTATCTGTTTAGGTATCCTGGCTTACGCTAAAGTACTTTTTTTAAGTTGGGAAACAGAAATTCCAAGTGAATACTCTCTGCCTGTAATTGCACTGATGATAACGTTAGCACTATCTCTTCAAGTAATTACAGCTACTATCATAGGGGCAGCTTTACCGCTAATTGTCAAAAAAGCAGGGGGAGATCCAGCTGTAGCGGCAAGTCCAGCCATTACTACTATCGTAGATATCACAGGATTGTTGATTTACTTTAAT
This region of Bacteroidia bacterium genomic DNA includes:
- a CDS encoding MgtC/SapB family protein, coding for QWRKKSAGLRTNTLVALGAAAFTLISYSLTSLEDGVYKGDATRIIGQIVTGIGFLGAGVIMRDGLNVQGLNTAATLWCSASVGAFSGVGLYYEAVIVAAAIIITHIVLRPIGNRISKTPMHKEGETGEFFYTIQLTCKEHVENHIRALILSLLKNDPHLQLRSLKSRDTDDPVFSRIEARIYASSKHDTEMEKIVASLTLEYGVIEVSWEREEVNNF
- the mgtE gene encoding magnesium transporter produces the protein MNRTEWINLISADSSLEQAIQNLPFLKKLPAVEIAEILENVEDSQLITLLDHFSLREQGLIVSHLSIAKQISVFKITSPKRFAEIFEYMPSDSRTDLFQSLKPKEQADILPFLSKKTRENVLQLSAYPPETAGGIMTTDFATVQSQMNILEAIEKVRHDAPSKKTIYYIYVTDEEQKMVGFVTLKDLILAAPNLKVEQVLHKDFIFAYVDDDRETVAKLIDKYNLVAIPILNRSNQLLGIVTHDEAIDIIRAEHSEDMQKFMGIIEANQEFNYLGTSSWIHFKRRVVWIVSLAAIGIISGLIIHNYENALEKLLILALYMPMVADTGGNAGSQAATVVVRALALGQVSVRNWITILWKETKISFLLAICLGILAYAKVLFLSWETEIPSEYSLPVIALMITLALSLQVITATIIGAALPLIVKKAGGDPAVAASPAITTIVDITGLLIYFNIATLFFKI